A section of the Ornithinimicrobium sufpigmenti genome encodes:
- a CDS encoding toxin HicA → MRVNPANIRYEDLAKVCEHYFGPPRTSGGSHAVYKTPWRGDPRVNIQNDHGKAKPYQVRQVLAAIDKKEAAQ, encoded by the coding sequence ATGAGAGTTAACCCGGCCAACATTCGGTACGAGGACCTCGCGAAAGTGTGCGAGCACTACTTCGGACCGCCCAGGACAAGCGGCGGCTCCCACGCCGTGTACAAGACCCCCTGGCGCGGGGACCCCCGAGTGAACATCCAGAACGACCACGGCAAGGCCAAGCCGTACCAGGTCCGCCAGGTCCTGGCAGCGATCGACAAGAAGGAGGCAGCCCAGTGA
- a CDS encoding type II toxin-antitoxin system HicB family antitoxin has translation MNTTIPDVTHYTYRVTWSPEDQEFVAACLELPSLSWLAPTQDEALHSLRDLVDEVVEDMHRNGEPIPEPFSSRAYSGKFNLRVGERLHRQLAIKAAEEHLSLNQYVIRKLGDAS, from the coding sequence GTGAACACCACGATCCCCGATGTCACCCACTACACCTACCGCGTCACCTGGTCGCCCGAGGACCAAGAGTTCGTCGCCGCCTGCCTCGAGCTGCCCTCCCTGTCCTGGCTGGCACCCACTCAGGACGAAGCCCTGCACAGCCTTCGCGATCTGGTGGACGAGGTCGTTGAAGACATGCACCGCAACGGTGAGCCGATTCCCGAGCCATTCTCCTCACGGGCCTACTCGGGCAAGTTCAACCTCCGCGTCGGCGAACGACTCCACCGCCAGCTCGCGATCAAGGCAGCCGAAGAACACCTCAGCCTCAACCAGTACGTCATTCGCAAACTCGGCGACGCGTCCTGA
- a CDS encoding DapH/DapD/GlmU-related protein, producing MDLQDFLDHVNSGAPVLGGSEEHRFMHAAAQEAFKVTARLNTGYTTPEQVRALLEELTGRPVEESVALFPPFYSEFGKNLTLGPGVFINLGCRFQDTGGITIGEGTLIGHGSTLTTLNHHVDPSRRADMLPAPIHIGRKAWLGAAVTVVPGVTIGDGAIIAAGAVVTKDVPPNAIVAGVPAKVIKVTGYEA from the coding sequence ATGGACCTCCAGGACTTCCTCGACCACGTCAACAGTGGTGCCCCGGTGCTCGGCGGCTCGGAGGAACACAGGTTCATGCACGCCGCCGCGCAAGAAGCGTTCAAGGTGACCGCCAGGCTCAACACCGGGTACACCACCCCCGAGCAGGTCCGTGCTCTGCTCGAGGAGCTGACGGGCAGGCCGGTCGAGGAGTCCGTTGCCCTGTTTCCGCCCTTCTACAGCGAGTTCGGCAAGAACCTGACCCTCGGCCCGGGCGTCTTCATCAACCTCGGCTGCCGTTTCCAGGACACCGGCGGAATCACCATCGGCGAGGGCACGCTCATCGGGCACGGCAGCACCCTGACCACCCTCAACCACCACGTCGACCCGTCGCGGCGGGCCGACATGCTGCCCGCCCCCATCCACATCGGCCGCAAGGCCTGGCTCGGAGCGGCCGTCACCGTCGTGCCCGGCGTCACCATCGGCGACGGCGCGATCATCGCCGCAGGCGCCGTGGTGACCAAAGACGTACCGCCCAATGCCATCGTCGCCGGCGTCCCGGCCAAAGTCATCAAGGTGACTGGGTATGAGGCCTAA
- a CDS encoding cyclophilin-like fold protein: protein MQIQITIADQTFTATLADSPTADDLLAQLPVTVEMVDHGGVEKTGRLPTALSLQGQPQGADPDVGDLGYYAPGNDLVLYYGDQSYVPGIVVLGQLDGDAAERIANLSGSVTTTVEGR, encoded by the coding sequence ATGCAGATCCAGATCACCATCGCAGACCAGACCTTTACCGCCACCCTGGCCGACAGTCCAACCGCCGACGACCTCCTGGCGCAACTGCCGGTGACGGTCGAGATGGTCGACCACGGCGGGGTCGAGAAGACCGGCCGCCTGCCAACGGCGCTGTCCCTGCAGGGGCAACCACAGGGCGCTGACCCCGACGTGGGAGACCTGGGCTACTACGCCCCCGGCAACGACCTGGTCCTCTACTACGGGGACCAGTCCTACGTCCCGGGCATCGTCGTCCTGGGCCAGCTCGACGGCGACGCCGCCGAGCGGATCGCCAACCTGAGCGGTTCAGTCACCACCACTGTCGAGGGAAGGTGA
- a CDS encoding zinc-dependent alcohol dehydrogenase family protein — translation MRQVVMHAPGDVRVEDREDPTIIEPTDAIVRVSATCICGSDLWPYRGAEPVTHQVMGHEYVGVVEQVGPEVSTVKVGDFVVGSFWASDNTCEICLAGYQAYCVHRVLMGTLGTQSELARIPLADGTLVATPGMPDADLIPSLLAASDVLGTGWFAAVAAQAGPGKTVAVVGDGAVGLLGVLAAKQLGAERIIAFSRHPDRQALAREFGATDIVPERGEEGVARVKELNGGLGAHSVIEAVGTQEAMMQAIGATRPGGHVGFVGVSHDVTIPGGDLFMAGVHLHGGPAPVRRFLPDLVQLIWDRRIDPGKVFDLTLPLDRAAEGYQAMDQRTATKVLLTP, via the coding sequence ATGCGCCAGGTTGTCATGCACGCCCCCGGGGACGTACGGGTCGAGGACCGCGAGGACCCCACGATCATCGAGCCCACCGACGCCATCGTCCGGGTCTCGGCGACCTGCATCTGCGGCAGCGACCTGTGGCCCTACCGCGGTGCCGAGCCGGTCACCCACCAGGTGATGGGGCACGAGTACGTCGGCGTGGTCGAGCAGGTCGGGCCTGAGGTGTCCACCGTGAAGGTCGGCGACTTCGTCGTCGGGTCGTTCTGGGCCTCGGACAACACCTGCGAGATCTGCCTGGCCGGCTACCAGGCCTACTGCGTGCACCGGGTCCTGATGGGCACCCTCGGCACCCAGTCCGAGCTGGCGCGCATCCCCCTGGCCGACGGCACCCTGGTGGCCACGCCCGGGATGCCCGATGCGGACCTGATCCCCTCCCTGCTGGCGGCCTCCGACGTTCTCGGCACCGGCTGGTTCGCCGCTGTCGCGGCGCAGGCCGGACCGGGCAAGACCGTGGCCGTCGTGGGCGACGGTGCAGTCGGCCTGCTCGGCGTCCTGGCGGCCAAGCAGCTGGGCGCCGAACGGATCATCGCGTTCAGCCGCCACCCCGACCGGCAGGCCCTCGCCCGCGAGTTCGGCGCCACGGACATCGTGCCGGAGCGCGGCGAGGAAGGCGTGGCCCGGGTCAAGGAGCTCAACGGCGGGCTCGGCGCCCACTCGGTCATCGAGGCCGTCGGCACCCAGGAGGCGATGATGCAGGCCATCGGAGCGACCCGCCCCGGTGGGCACGTCGGGTTCGTCGGCGTCTCCCACGACGTCACTATCCCCGGCGGGGACCTCTTCATGGCCGGCGTGCACCTGCACGGCGGGCCCGCCCCGGTCCGACGGTTCCTGCCCGATCTGGTCCAGCTCATCTGGGACCGCAGGATCGACCCCGGCAAGGTCTTCGACCTCACCCTCCCGCTCGACCGGGCCGCCGAGGGCTACCAGGCCATGGACCAGCGCACCGCCACGAAGGTCCTGCTCACCCCCTGA
- a CDS encoding helix-turn-helix transcriptional regulator yields MDNRQEVRQFLTTRRARITPDQVGLATTGARRVPGLRRSEVATLAGLSVEYYARLERGQIAGASSSVLEALARALQLDETERAHLYDLARAADGVPTSGRPRRRSPTKAASRYSLQWALEAITDAVAFVRDPHQNLLATNTLGQAFYSPVIGDGGRTPNLARFQFLDPASHDFYPDWDRFAQMCVGIMRAEAGRDPHDRGLQDLVGELSTRSETFRQLWADHDVRTHGAGTKRFHHPVVGELTLVYEELAITAEPGLALLIYTAEPGSPSAERLRLLASWAASKDTPVSTE; encoded by the coding sequence GTGGACAACCGTCAGGAGGTGCGCCAGTTCCTCACCACCCGCCGCGCCCGCATCACCCCCGACCAGGTCGGCCTTGCCACGACCGGGGCCCGTCGCGTCCCCGGGCTGCGCCGCAGCGAGGTCGCTACGCTCGCCGGGCTCAGCGTGGAGTACTACGCCCGGCTCGAGCGCGGACAGATCGCCGGCGCCTCCTCCAGCGTCCTGGAGGCCCTCGCCCGAGCCCTGCAGCTCGATGAGACCGAGCGCGCCCACCTGTACGACCTGGCCCGTGCCGCCGACGGCGTCCCCACCTCAGGCCGACCCCGCCGCCGCTCCCCGACCAAGGCAGCCTCACGTTACAGCCTGCAGTGGGCGCTGGAAGCCATCACCGACGCCGTCGCGTTCGTGCGCGACCCCCACCAGAACCTGCTGGCCACCAACACCCTGGGTCAAGCGTTCTACTCCCCGGTCATCGGTGACGGCGGACGCACCCCCAACCTCGCCCGCTTCCAGTTCCTGGACCCCGCCTCCCACGACTTCTACCCCGACTGGGACCGCTTTGCCCAGATGTGCGTCGGCATCATGCGCGCCGAGGCCGGCCGTGACCCCCACGACCGTGGCCTGCAGGACCTCGTCGGCGAGCTGTCCACCCGCAGCGAGACCTTCCGCCAGCTGTGGGCCGACCACGACGTCCGCACCCACGGGGCCGGCACCAAACGGTTCCACCACCCCGTCGTCGGCGAACTCACCCTCGTCTACGAAGAGCTCGCCATTACCGCCGAACCCGGACTCGCCCTGCTCATCTACACCGCCGAACCCGGCTCGCCCTCCGCCGAACGACTACGACTCCTCGCCTCCTGGGCCGCATCGAAGGACACACCCGTCAGCACCGAATGA
- a CDS encoding IS110 family transposase: MNEQEPLRVVIGMDPHKRSVTIEVMTADESILGGGRFSTDADGYARLLAYARAWPHRVWAVEGCAGIGKHVADRLVADGEDVVDVPAKMSARVRIFTTGQGRKTDATDAHSIALVGVRMSGLRPVINDDQLEVLRMCVDRRRSLGEEHTRKVCQLHKLLLELIPGGAKTSLSAAQAKELLKKVRPTTAAGKVRKAHAVELAEDLAKIYARTKAADKELKALVEATGTTLMSLHGIGPSGAARLLVEVGDVTRFPDRNHFASWTGTAPIDASSGEHTRHRLSRGGNRQINRVLHIMAVVQLRTRTTEGRAYYDRKKAGGKTSMEALRCLKRRLSDLVYKAMLDDLAGHTKTGPGGHKGDDSDSSATGSQPAAGSSDKPLPGPATTKPTTTLPAAS; the protein is encoded by the coding sequence ATGAACGAGCAGGAGCCCCTGCGGGTCGTCATCGGGATGGACCCGCATAAGCGCAGCGTCACGATCGAGGTCATGACCGCTGATGAGTCCATCCTCGGTGGCGGCCGGTTCTCCACCGACGCCGACGGGTACGCCCGGCTGCTGGCCTACGCACGGGCGTGGCCGCACCGGGTCTGGGCGGTCGAGGGCTGCGCCGGCATCGGCAAGCATGTCGCCGACCGCCTCGTCGCCGACGGTGAGGACGTGGTCGACGTGCCGGCGAAGATGTCGGCCCGGGTGCGGATCTTCACCACCGGGCAGGGCCGCAAGACCGACGCCACCGACGCCCACTCCATCGCCCTGGTCGGGGTCCGCATGTCCGGGCTGCGCCCCGTCATCAACGATGACCAACTGGAAGTGCTGCGGATGTGCGTGGATCGGCGCCGCTCCCTGGGCGAGGAGCACACCCGCAAGGTGTGCCAGCTGCACAAGCTGCTGCTTGAGCTGATCCCTGGCGGGGCCAAGACGTCCCTGTCCGCGGCCCAGGCCAAGGAGTTGCTGAAGAAGGTCCGCCCGACCACCGCGGCGGGCAAGGTGCGCAAGGCTCACGCGGTCGAGCTGGCCGAGGACCTGGCGAAGATCTACGCCCGCACCAAGGCCGCCGACAAGGAGCTCAAGGCCCTCGTCGAGGCGACCGGCACCACCCTGATGAGCCTGCACGGCATCGGCCCCTCGGGCGCGGCCCGGCTGCTGGTCGAGGTCGGTGACGTCACCCGGTTCCCCGACCGCAACCACTTCGCGTCCTGGACCGGCACCGCCCCGATCGACGCCTCCTCCGGGGAGCACACCCGCCACCGGCTCTCCCGAGGCGGGAACCGGCAGATCAACCGTGTCCTACACATCATGGCCGTGGTGCAGCTGCGCACCAGAACCACCGAGGGCCGCGCCTACTACGACCGCAAGAAGGCCGGCGGGAAGACGTCGATGGAAGCGCTGCGCTGCCTCAAACGGCGCCTGTCCGACCTGGTGTACAAGGCCATGCTCGACGACCTCGCCGGGCACACAAAGACGGGCCCGGGAGGGCACAAGGGTGACGACTCTGACTCCAGCGCGACCGGCTCACAACCCGCTGCCGGCTCTTCGGACAAGCCACTTCCCGGACCCGCCACCACCAAGCCTACGACCACCCTCCCAGCCGCCTCTTGA
- a CDS encoding DUF6578 domain-containing protein: MTSLPGTVLIYIEQWEYQCCGTPINVGDTVALTVHQSDWSQPWWPALGQPVSLIAGHHEPRTGSIHVRVRVERLWEASAYREQQSGDDTWYLVPDSGQIAGITSMKVWDTDWQPTQDGAWPEGWIVQATILGELPPQPDGSPYGAR; this comes from the coding sequence ATGACCTCCCTACCGGGCACAGTTCTCATTTACATCGAGCAATGGGAATACCAATGCTGTGGAACTCCCATCAACGTTGGCGACACAGTCGCACTTACTGTTCACCAAAGTGATTGGTCACAGCCTTGGTGGCCGGCACTCGGCCAGCCAGTCAGCCTGATCGCCGGTCACCATGAACCTAGGACGGGCAGTATTCACGTCCGCGTGCGCGTCGAGCGACTATGGGAAGCCAGTGCGTACCGAGAACAACAGTCTGGCGATGACACGTGGTATCTCGTCCCTGACTCGGGGCAGATCGCCGGAATCACGAGCATGAAGGTGTGGGATACGGACTGGCAGCCCACCCAAGATGGCGCCTGGCCAGAAGGCTGGATAGTACAGGCAACGATCTTAGGTGAACTTCCCCCACAGCCAGATGGCAGTCCGTACGGAGCCCGCTGA
- a CDS encoding SdpI family protein: MNTDSMMMGLMGGFGLIWASGLLWVLTRWSASEQLGSNPAAGIRTVATTASSEAWAAGHQAALPWARRIGVFGMILGVALVTTAFLPVAGGSESQVPHPLSVAFFAVGYGGLLLGCVPLVRTANKAARQAQPQR, translated from the coding sequence TTGAACACGGATTCGATGATGATGGGTTTGATGGGTGGCTTCGGGCTGATCTGGGCCAGCGGACTTCTGTGGGTCTTGACCCGCTGGTCCGCCAGTGAGCAGCTGGGGAGCAACCCTGCGGCCGGCATCCGCACGGTAGCCACCACGGCGTCATCCGAAGCGTGGGCTGCTGGCCACCAAGCCGCGCTCCCATGGGCACGTCGAATCGGAGTGTTCGGCATGATCCTTGGCGTCGCGCTCGTGACCACGGCCTTCCTGCCCGTTGCTGGCGGCTCCGAGTCACAGGTTCCCCACCCGCTATCCGTTGCATTCTTCGCGGTCGGCTACGGCGGGTTGCTGCTGGGCTGCGTGCCGCTCGTCCGCACCGCCAACAAGGCCGCGCGCCAAGCCCAGCCGCAACGGTGA
- the argS gene encoding arginine--tRNA ligase, which produces MSLQSELAPLVSAAIEAALGSELSGADPVLRPSQFSDIQVNAALGLAKRVGRAPRDIAAEIVGHLATDGTFEQVEISGPGFINLTLAGDWISNQVSAMAADDRLGVPRQDTQQVPIDYSAPNVAKEMHVGHLRTTVVGDALARTLEHLGHHVIRQNHIGDWGTPFGMLIEHLLEVGEDGEEARRLESDPNAFYQAARGRFESDEDFATRSRARVVSLQAGDEETLRLWDGLVELSKHYFNRIYGALGVTLTDADLAGESTYNDDLAAICAELEAAGIATVSDGALCVFLEGYSGRDGKPVPLIIRKSDGGYGYATTDLATVRHRVRALGADRILYVIGAPQALHLNMVWDTARLAGWLPQSVEVVHVQIGNVLGKDRKILRTRSGAPLRLMALLEEAVGAARAVIDEARPDLPEETRAAIAPQIGIGAVKYADLSVAHDSEYVFDLERMTALTGNTGPYLQYAAARVRSIFRTAGMAPGQARSQIVVSEPAERELALELIEFGEVVAHVGTALEPHRLCSHLFQVAQAFSAFYENCPVLQAADLHVRDSRLALCAVTLDVLVTGLGLLGIDSPEVM; this is translated from the coding sequence ATGTCGCTTCAGTCGGAATTAGCTCCGCTTGTCTCTGCCGCTATTGAGGCGGCACTTGGTTCGGAGCTCTCAGGAGCTGATCCCGTGCTGCGGCCCAGCCAGTTCTCAGACATTCAGGTCAACGCAGCGCTTGGCCTCGCCAAGCGCGTGGGTAGGGCACCGCGCGACATCGCCGCGGAGATCGTGGGGCACTTGGCCACGGACGGGACGTTCGAGCAGGTTGAGATCAGCGGTCCGGGCTTCATCAACCTGACTCTGGCCGGCGACTGGATCAGCAACCAGGTGAGTGCCATGGCTGCCGACGACCGCCTCGGTGTACCCCGGCAGGATACGCAGCAGGTCCCGATCGACTACTCCGCGCCGAACGTGGCGAAGGAGATGCATGTCGGACACCTGCGCACCACGGTGGTCGGCGACGCGCTTGCCCGCACGCTGGAGCACCTGGGGCACCACGTCATCCGGCAGAACCACATCGGGGACTGGGGCACGCCTTTCGGCATGCTGATCGAGCACCTGCTTGAAGTCGGTGAGGACGGCGAAGAGGCACGGCGCTTGGAGAGCGACCCCAATGCCTTCTACCAGGCTGCTCGCGGCCGGTTCGAGTCCGACGAGGACTTCGCGACCCGTTCCCGTGCCAGGGTCGTCTCGCTCCAGGCCGGCGACGAGGAGACGCTGAGGCTGTGGGACGGCCTGGTGGAGCTGTCCAAGCACTACTTCAACAGGATCTATGGCGCCCTGGGCGTGACGTTGACCGATGCCGACCTGGCCGGTGAGTCGACCTATAACGACGACCTGGCGGCGATCTGTGCCGAGCTGGAGGCGGCCGGGATCGCCACGGTGAGCGACGGCGCCCTGTGTGTCTTCCTCGAGGGCTACAGCGGTCGCGACGGTAAGCCGGTGCCGCTGATCATCCGCAAGTCCGACGGGGGCTATGGCTATGCCACGACTGACCTGGCTACGGTCCGGCACCGCGTGCGCGCTCTGGGGGCCGACCGCATCCTCTACGTCATCGGCGCCCCGCAGGCGCTGCACCTGAACATGGTGTGGGACACCGCTCGGCTGGCCGGCTGGTTACCGCAGTCGGTCGAGGTCGTCCATGTTCAGATCGGCAACGTGCTGGGGAAGGACCGCAAGATCCTGCGCACGCGTTCTGGTGCTCCGCTCCGGCTGATGGCACTGCTGGAGGAGGCTGTTGGGGCGGCGCGAGCGGTCATCGACGAGGCCCGGCCCGACCTGCCGGAGGAGACCCGTGCGGCGATCGCCCCGCAGATCGGCATCGGGGCGGTGAAGTATGCCGACTTGTCGGTCGCGCACGACAGCGAGTACGTCTTCGACTTGGAGAGGATGACCGCGCTCACCGGCAACACGGGTCCTTATCTGCAGTATGCCGCCGCCCGGGTGCGCTCCATCTTCCGCACCGCCGGCATGGCGCCTGGGCAGGCACGGAGCCAGATTGTGGTCAGTGAGCCGGCCGAGCGGGAGCTTGCCCTCGAGCTCATCGAGTTCGGTGAGGTCGTCGCACACGTGGGCACGGCGCTCGAGCCACACCGTCTGTGCAGTCATCTGTTCCAGGTGGCGCAGGCGTTCTCGGCGTTCTACGAGAACTGCCCGGTCCTCCAGGCCGCAGACCTGCACGTGCGGGACTCACGCCTGGCCCTGTGCGCCGTGACGCTCGACGTGCTCGTCACCGGGCTGGGGCTGTTGGGCATCGACTCACCTGAGGTGATGTGA
- a CDS encoding IS110 family transposase, which yields MLFIGDDWAEDHHDVELVDDQGRILVRRRLPEGLGGVTRLHALVAEHAPQEWADLDPAEAAAQVVVGIETDRGPWVGALVAAGYTVYGLNPMSVARYRERHSTSGAKSDTADAHLLAEIVRLDRAHHRQVAGDSPTGEAVKVSARAHQSMIWDRTRHVLRLRAALRDFFPAALTALGDLDEPDTLALLAQAPDPDTAARLSKAKIVRALTAANRRDVPARADKIRQVLTAPELRQPGPVQDAYAAIVTSEVALITVLNAQIERLGQVVAEHFGRHRDADIYTSLPGLGVILGARILGEFGDDRHRYADAKGRKAYAGTAPITRASGTRKVVLARYARNRRLGDALQQWAFCSMRGSAGARSYYQALRSRGVGHQAALRQLANRWVGILHGCLRHGTLYDENTAWEHHLDNAA from the coding sequence ATGTTGTTCATAGGTGATGACTGGGCCGAGGACCACCACGACGTCGAGCTGGTCGACGACCAGGGACGGATCCTGGTGCGACGACGCCTGCCCGAGGGTCTTGGCGGGGTGACCCGGCTGCACGCACTGGTCGCCGAGCACGCACCGCAGGAATGGGCCGACCTGGACCCGGCCGAGGCGGCCGCCCAGGTGGTCGTCGGTATCGAGACCGACCGCGGCCCCTGGGTCGGGGCGCTGGTCGCGGCCGGCTACACCGTGTACGGGCTGAACCCGATGTCGGTCGCCCGGTACCGGGAGCGGCACTCCACCTCCGGTGCGAAGTCGGACACCGCCGATGCGCACCTGCTGGCCGAGATCGTGCGCCTGGACCGGGCCCACCACCGCCAGGTCGCCGGTGACAGCCCGACCGGGGAGGCGGTCAAGGTCAGCGCCCGGGCACATCAGTCGATGATCTGGGACCGGACGCGGCACGTGCTGCGGCTGCGCGCGGCGCTGCGGGACTTCTTCCCCGCGGCCCTGACCGCGCTCGGCGACCTGGACGAGCCCGACACCCTGGCTCTGCTGGCGCAGGCGCCGGACCCGGACACCGCCGCCAGGCTGTCCAAAGCCAAGATCGTCCGCGCCCTGACGGCGGCGAACCGGCGCGACGTACCCGCCCGGGCCGACAAGATCCGCCAGGTGCTGACCGCACCAGAGTTGCGGCAACCGGGGCCGGTGCAGGACGCCTACGCCGCGATCGTGACCTCCGAGGTGGCGCTCATCACCGTGCTGAACGCTCAGATCGAGCGGCTCGGGCAGGTGGTGGCCGAGCATTTTGGCCGGCACCGGGACGCTGACATCTACACCAGCCTGCCCGGTCTCGGTGTGATCCTCGGCGCCCGGATCCTGGGTGAGTTCGGCGACGATCGCCACCGGTACGCCGACGCCAAGGGTCGCAAGGCCTACGCCGGCACCGCCCCCATCACCAGAGCCTCAGGCACACGAAAAGTGGTCCTGGCCAGGTACGCCCGCAATCGCCGCCTGGGCGATGCCCTGCAGCAGTGGGCCTTCTGCTCCATGCGCGGCTCCGCCGGCGCCCGCTCCTACTACCAGGCGCTGCGATCCCGCGGCGTCGGTCACCAGGCCGCACTGCGCCAGCTCGCCAACCGCTGGGTCGGCATCCTGCACGGCTGCCTACGCCACGGCACTCTCTATGACGAGAACACCGCCTGGGAGCACCACCTCGACAATGCCGCTTGA
- a CDS encoding class I SAM-dependent methyltransferase → MPDRTGPDPRHSNAHAAVYDRGRPPYPQVLWDRLGELGVLSAGTRVVELGAGSGQATGPMVSAGATVTAVEPGPALAALLQERWPEVTVHVGTAEAVELPDAAFDLAVVATAVHWFDLPVVLPKLHRTLVLGGHLAVWRTAFGNPAAPVTAFRERVSQIVARRTQAPGRAGPGETDTASWVRRLTASGHFVTAHVEEFAWTIELTTAQVRDLFTPLIVMRRSAGAR, encoded by the coding sequence GTGCCCGATCGAACAGGTCCCGACCCGAGGCACTCCAACGCTCATGCCGCGGTCTATGACCGCGGGCGGCCACCATATCCGCAGGTGCTGTGGGACCGCCTGGGTGAGTTGGGCGTGCTGAGCGCCGGCACTCGGGTCGTGGAGCTGGGTGCCGGCTCCGGACAGGCGACCGGACCCATGGTGAGCGCCGGCGCCACGGTCACAGCGGTCGAGCCCGGCCCTGCTCTGGCCGCGCTTCTGCAGGAGCGGTGGCCTGAGGTCACCGTGCACGTGGGCACGGCGGAAGCTGTGGAACTGCCAGATGCTGCCTTCGACCTGGCCGTCGTCGCGACTGCGGTCCACTGGTTCGACCTTCCGGTGGTCCTGCCGAAGCTGCACCGCACCCTTGTTCTCGGTGGTCACCTCGCGGTGTGGCGGACCGCGTTCGGCAATCCCGCGGCGCCCGTCACCGCATTCCGCGAGCGCGTCAGCCAGATCGTGGCGCGTCGCACGCAGGCGCCGGGCCGAGCAGGACCCGGCGAGACGGACACTGCCTCGTGGGTTCGCCGGCTGACCGCCAGCGGGCACTTCGTCACCGCCCACGTCGAAGAGTTCGCGTGGACCATTGAGCTGACCACCGCACAGGTCAGGGACCTGTTCACCCCGCTCATCGTGATGAGGCGCAGCGCAGGGGCGCGCTAA
- a CDS encoding ISL3 family transposase has translation MHQPTFDVDAASILFNLSGYRVVSASPAVADEQPRQVLIETTATEAACPSCGVLSSRVQARPTQRVKDVPCGGEALEVVVRKRRYACREPLCRRRSFTEETEQLPARARVTTRLTEQVITACRAEPRAVSRVADEAGLSWPTVMRMLTTTVDLDTGVDRRHVRHLGIDEHRFRTVRYLRDPDTHAVKRVEPWSIVFTDTGDGAILDVVDGRRGKVVTSWLAARPRWWRRRVQVVALDMSSEFRAAVRKALPKARVSVDHWHVVRLANEMVTKVRRRRVWELHERRGRATDTPWKYRKLLTCAGDRLTVRQRTKLQQILGEDVELAVAWGIKEHVRQVLAATDTSSFQRHWAHLERAVRATRLPEPAALFRTLRAWRRELLTFCRTRVTNARTEAANLTAKTIKRVGRGYRNHDNYRCRIIGYAPRPIAA, from the coding sequence GTGCACCAGCCTACGTTCGACGTCGATGCGGCGTCGATCCTGTTCAACCTGTCCGGTTACCGAGTCGTGTCGGCCAGCCCTGCCGTCGCCGATGAGCAACCGAGGCAGGTGCTCATCGAGACGACCGCGACCGAGGCCGCGTGTCCGTCCTGTGGGGTGCTGTCCAGTCGGGTCCAGGCCCGACCCACTCAGCGGGTGAAGGACGTGCCGTGCGGCGGGGAAGCGCTCGAGGTGGTGGTGCGCAAGCGGCGCTACGCCTGCCGCGAGCCGCTGTGCCGGCGACGGTCGTTCACCGAGGAGACCGAGCAACTGCCGGCCCGGGCCCGGGTCACGACGCGGCTGACCGAGCAGGTCATCACCGCCTGCCGGGCCGAGCCGCGCGCGGTGTCCCGCGTCGCGGACGAGGCGGGCCTGTCGTGGCCGACGGTGATGCGGATGCTCACCACCACCGTGGACCTGGACACCGGGGTCGACCGCCGGCACGTGCGCCACCTGGGGATCGATGAGCACCGGTTCCGCACCGTGCGCTACCTGCGCGACCCAGACACCCACGCGGTGAAGCGGGTCGAGCCGTGGTCGATCGTGTTCACCGACACCGGCGACGGCGCGATCCTGGACGTCGTCGACGGCCGCCGCGGCAAGGTCGTCACCTCCTGGCTCGCGGCGCGGCCGCGGTGGTGGCGCCGGCGCGTGCAGGTCGTCGCCCTCGACATGTCCAGCGAGTTCCGGGCAGCCGTCCGCAAAGCACTGCCGAAGGCGCGGGTCAGCGTCGACCACTGGCACGTGGTGCGGCTGGCGAACGAGATGGTCACCAAGGTCCGCCGGCGCCGGGTGTGGGAACTGCACGAGCGCCGCGGCCGCGCCACCGACACACCGTGGAAGTACCGCAAGCTGCTCACCTGCGCCGGTGACCGGCTCACCGTGCGGCAACGGACCAAGCTGCAGCAGATCCTTGGTGAGGACGTCGAGCTGGCCGTGGCGTGGGGCATCAAGGAGCACGTCCGCCAAGTCCTCGCCGCCACCGACACGTCCTCCTTCCAGCGGCACTGGGCCCACCTCGAGCGCGCCGTGCGAGCCACCCGCCTACCCGAACCAGCCGCGCTCTTCCGCACGCTGCGGGCCTGGCGGCGAGAGCTGCTCACGTTCTGCCGGACCAGGGTGACGAATGCGCGTACAGAGGCAGCGAACCTGACCGCCAAGACGATCAAGCGGGTCGGACGCGGGTACCGCAACCATGACAACTACCGGTGCCGCATCATTGGCTACGCGCCCCGACCGATCGCGGCGTGA